Below is a genomic region from Trichomycterus rosablanca isolate fTriRos1 chromosome 15, fTriRos1.hap1, whole genome shotgun sequence.
GGCCTAATTATCCGATACCCGATctatctcattttggtaatatcgggaccgatagccaatcttaatatcggatcggtgcatccctaattaTGAAGATCTAAAACttctaataattatttattagcaaAGAGTAGCTGGTTAATTAACCAAATCACTTCAGAGACTCTTCTACTGATTTGAGGTAAAATGAACGTAACTCTTGAAGGACAATCCAGACTGTGTAGGACTTCCACAACCTCTTTGCTTAAGTCCAAGACTAGATTAAATAGCTGAGATTAAGTCTGCAAAAGTCAAATTCAAGATCAAGAACAAATAAGAGTGTGATTtaaatgttaacatttattttaataattgtaaaatATTGATTACTTATGTAAACTTTATGTAAAATTTATGTAAAATCAGATCAGCAGTGATCTGATCTACTTGGTGTTAAACAAACAAGCACTGTCAAGTGTCACTAATTTTGCAGacatttaaaattacatttaaaactctttttttaaatagaagatTACCTAAACTAAACACTAGTTAAGCTAGCTTGTTTTTGGAGGTAAGCCTTTAtgctttttgtgcatttttgacACAGTGATAAACTGCtaattgtttattacatttttacccCTTGATTAGCCAACTTTGCATCTGGGTTAAATTAAAACTTGTGTGGGATGTTTGGTTTTACTTGTACCCCAGTGTGATGAAGGGTACAAGACCAGATCCCAGCACTGTCTCTATGAAGAGGAACTGGTCAGTGGATGCTTACTGTAAGGATAAAGACTGTTTTACTGATGCAAGGTCAGTATAATCTCATGTTCTAGTGTTTTTGCTTTTAGTTCTTCCTTAATAAACCCATTAAACTCACTCAACTGGTCAATGTATtcataaaaatatagaaatcaGCTaggaaatgtttcaataactggatgatGGAACATGCTAGTGTTCAGTACTGTtgtgtatatttatttgtgttttataatGAAGACTGAAAAGCTGCACAATTGCTTatttgttctttattattaacagaccaaaaaagaagaaattaaatgttAGTTACAGAGATCAGCTGGAATCCATATTTaaggtttgtatgtatgtatgtgtaatattaatgatgATAATTGTCTAGGTTGCCATTAGTTACATGAAAACTGTGAGGGAttttatgttgattttggaTTCTGGACCCTCCTTAGATGTTGTTCTGTTTTTTATGGACTTGAATGTTCTTTATTTTTGCTATATGGAGTTAAAGGGACTCATTAGGGGTACCAAACACCCAACCTTCCACATTTTAATGGTTGAGACTGGTTCAGACAGAGGTCAAATTAAAACTTAAGCACATTTTAATGAACATttactgtttattcatttagcAAACTTAACatgtagagaaaaataaaacaatgtggcACACACATTATACTAAATGTATAACATCAACTAGTTTCAGTATAATATTAGAACTACATCATTCCTTATATAGTCACATCACTCACTCATCTCTCTTTATTACCTCATGGTGCTTATTGTGatgatctgtttctctaaattccTCAACAGGAACTTGAGCTCAAAGTCATCAGCATGTTAAAGAATGAGCTAAACAAGTTCGAAAAGCTCCTGAATGAAGATTACCCAGCATGTTCTGAGCAGGAGGTAAAGAATGTAGAAGATCTGAGGGGTTTTAGACAGGGGGCGCTAAAGATCACACTGCAGGTTCTAAAGATCATGAACAAGACAGACCTCGCTAACACCCTGCAGAGCAGTAAGAGAcctaaatactttatttatttacttctttacCATTAGATAAAAACATTTCCATATTCATCTTGGTTCTGAAATCATCTAGGCTTTTTATTGGTCATTAGATTCTGTTATGAAACGTTTATTGAGCATCAGGTCACTGCATCTCTACAAATCTGTTTTCATTTGAAAATAGAAAATCCTATATTTAATCCTGTATTTaatcatatatttaaaaataggaaTTAATTTAGAAATTaatctatttattaaaatattgaatTATATACTGTGTTATCATGCagtaataaaatgatttataatCTTCTCTTTATTAGAACTGGTCTCTGAGTATcaaaaaaaactcaaatccaATCTGAGAGAGAAATGTAAAAGAATCAGTGAAGGAATCTCTCAGCATGGAAGCTCAGCACTTCTGAATGAGATCTACACAGAGCTCTACATCACAGAGGGGTGGAGTGGAGACGTCAATAATGAACATGAGATCAGACAGAttgaagcagcatccaggagaccAGCAACACAGGAGAAACCCATCAAATGCAACGACCTTTTTAAAAACACGTccatcagaactgtgctgactaaaggaatcgctggaattggaaaaacggtctcagtgcagaagttcattctggacTGGGCTGAAGGAAAAGCAAATCAGGACGTCATCTTCATATTTCCACTTCCTTTCAGAGAGCTGAACTTGATGAAGCAGGAAAATCTCAGTCTGATGGAATTTCTTTATCAGTTTTTCCCAGAAGTGAAAGGTTTGCCATCATTAGACTGTAATGCTTATAAAGTTTTGTTCATctttgatggtctggatgagtgtcgacttcctctagattttcaaaataatgagcGATTGTGTAACATAACAAAGTCAGTAAAAATTGATGTGCTGCTGACAAACCTCATTAAGGGGAACTTGCTTCCCTCTGCTCACCTCTGGATCACCACTCGACCaggagcagccaatcagatccctCCTGAGCGTGTAGACCAGGTAACAGAGGTACGAGGGTTCAGTGACCCTCAGAAAGTGGAGTACTTCAGGAAGAGGATCAGTGATGAGAACCTAGCTAGTAAAATCATTACTCACATAAAGTCATCAAGAAGCCTCcacatcatgtgtcacattccagtCTTCTGCTGGATCTCAGCCTCTGTTCTAGAGAGAATTCTGGATGAAGCCAAGGGGAAAGAGATCCCCAAATCCCTGActcaaatgttcacttactttctGATCTTTCAGATAAAACACAAGGAACAAAAGTACCATGGGAAATCTGACCCTGATCCACACCAGACCAGTGAGATGATACTGGCACTGGGAAAACTGGCCTCCCAACAGCTGGAGAAAGAaaacctgatcttctatgaGGAAGACCTGACAAAGTGTGGCATTGATGTCAAAAACACATCAGTGTACTCAGGAGTCTGCACCCAAATCTTCAAAAAAGAGGCTGGGCTGCACCTGGGTCAGgtcttcagctttgtgcacctgaGTGTTCAAGAGTTTCTGGCTGCTTTATATGAATTTCTCACCTTcatcaacaaaaacagaaatgtgcaggtgaaaaaaaacactgaattcTGTAAAATCTTTAGAAAGTCTATGTCTGACTTTCTGAAGAGTGCAGTGGACAAGGCCTTACAGAGTAAGAATGGACACCTGGATCTTTTCCTCCGCTTCCTCCTGGGTCTCTCGCTGGAGTCCAATCAGACTCTCTTACGAGGCCTACTGTCACAAATAGGAAGTAGCTCTTACAACAAAGAGGAAACAGTCAGGTACATCAAGAAGAAGATCAGTGAGAATCCCTCTCCAGagaaatccatcaatctgttccactgtctgaatgaactgaatGATGATTCTCTAGTGCAGGAAGTCCAACAATATCTGAACAGAAGAGGTTTTATTGATCGCGATGAACTTTATCTGTCTCCTGCTCAGtggtcagctctggtgtttgtgttgctgaacTCAGATCAGAAGCTGGATGAGTTTGATTTGAGTAAATATTATCCATCACATAAAGGTCTTCTGAAGATGCTGCCAGTGGTGAAAGAATCGAGAAGAGCTAAGTGAGTCATTTATTGACATATGATTCAAGGGTTCATCACTTCTGATTAACCCTTGTATGGTGTTCAGTTCTGTTGGACCCATTTTCATTGTTTACCAATAGAAAAATGAttctattcattattatttaaacttCAGACCTTTTGCCTTTGGCTCATTTTGTGTGAAGAACAtataaaacaacacatttttaataaggtcacactgtacaaacagaggagagacagacagacacagcatacatgcatcaaatgaatgtatgcaacacacacatacacagagtaAAGCTGAGCCTCATGTGTTGTATAGGCTGCATGAATAGACTGTGTTCAATGGGACTGATGTGTTGACTGATATAGATTCTGTATCTGTTCAGGCTAGTTAGCCTGACAAATGTTTTTTAAGGTTGTTTCATTTCGATTTGTTTAAAGTGAACCATATTTCCACCAGACCCACAAACATTGGCTAAGTAACAAAACTATAAACACCATACAAGAATTAACAATGTACAAGAATGTACAAAACTGAGAAAGTGCAGAACTACAGTGTTGCAGTCTGATCCCAAAATGTGTCTGAAATTTACATCTAATTTagtaacttaaataataatgttaactgTTTCTGCACCACCTACTAACTTACACTCTGCTAATTATACTAGTATAATAAGTATAAAATCTGATGTTAAATGGTGGAAATAATCAACCACAGATCTCCAAAAACATCAGGACTAAATGATGAATGCAAGTATTATACAAAATGTGGAATTTCACCTGAAAGCAGGAGCAGAAGTATTTGTACCTCTAACCCTAAAAATGCGTAGCTCCACCCCTTTGTAAATCAGTACAGTAAAGCAATCCTGCTGTTGGTTGATTCATTAATTCAAATGTTTTCACCAGCAATGTAGTCTGATctaattatttctctccaggttgtggtTCTGTATgctaacagaggaaagttgtgaagttctgtcctcagttctcagtttaaactcctccagtctgaaacatctgaacctgagttacaataaactgaaggattcaggagtgaagctgctctctgctggactggagaatccacactgtaaactggagacactggagtaagatcttcacgttcacaaacttttatacacattcattcatttatagtaATCACTTCATGCTGGGAAACAATcagcataaacaaataaaccatctcagggcgacacacacacacacttttagagaCATGATTGTTAATTTAGCATCTTCAATTCAACTGCTTTCACTTTCATCTGCACTGCAGTCtgggtaatattatcagatcTGCTACTTGGATTCCACCTACTGCTTTTCTGAtcgatctgattatttctctccaggttgtgggagtgtgatctaacagaggaaagttgtgaagttctgtcctcagttctcagtttaaactcctccagtctgaaacatctgaacctgggtaacaataaactgaaggattcaggagtgaagctgctctctgctggactggagaatccacactgtaaactggagatactggagtaagatcttcacttttacactgtagatacagaagatctgttCTAATTAAAAGCATTCCACAAAATGAATTTAGTGGAAATTGTTTAGGACTCGTCAGAAATGTCATACATCACCACACCCTAGCAGGATTTCTTTTACTTCCTTTTCTTTTCAGGAATAAAATGATTTTGTTATTATTCATGCACCAACACAGAGCCACAGTTAGTGGAAACAGAttagttttttaaataactgtacaatattacatatatatttgGTTGTGTCAAATACAGTGAACAGTGGAAAGTTTaagaattattaaataaatgaacatttgacaaataaataaataaaacaatttaaagtgTTACTCCATATTAGACTCTACAGTAtagagtgaacattttatacattatacagAGCTGAaactgcagttttgtgtttgtaaTGAGTAAAGGTCAAATACTGAtctattatttctctccaggttgtttGGTTGTGATCTAACCgagaaaagttgtgaagttctgtcctcagttctcagttcaaactcctccagtctgaaacatctgaacctggaTAACAATGAACtaaaggattcaggagtgaagctgctctctgctggactggagaatccacactgtaaactggagatactggggtaagATCTTAACTTTTACACTGTAGATATAGAAGATCTGTTTCACTCTGAAGCATCATTTGAATAAAAACAACCTTAGCGGTTGTTGTATGGGATTCTTCATACTTCATCACATCCTAGCAcggttcttctttttttttttttttttttttttttttttttttttttttttttttatattttatatagaaaaatatataacaaaGATAACAACAACATACATAACAATACAAACTACAAAAAGGGTGCCCTCGGACACAAGTGCTTTAGACTAGGTATCAAATAGATAATGAATTTAACTGGGTCTGACATCAGTCTTAGGCTTAACTTAAATTATCAAGAAAAGATCCCCAAGTGCTCCAGAAACGTTTTTGTGCTATTAGCTCACTACAATGTAATTGATCCATTTGTATGATAAACAGCATC
It encodes:
- the LOC134329107 gene encoding NACHT, LRR and PYD domains-containing protein 4-like; protein product: MEGTRPDSPEPSCVSMKSDRSMDPPLKFKDGGCSTDLRPKKKKLNVSYRDQLESIFKELELKVISMLKNELNKFEKLLNEDYPACSEQEVKNVEDLRGFRQGALKITLQVLKIMNKTDLANTLQSKLVSEYQKKLKSNLREKCKRISEGISQHGSSALLNEIYTELYITEGWSGDVNNEHEIRQIEAASRRPATQEKPIKCNDLFKNTSIRTVLTKGIAGIGKTVSVQKFILDWAEGKANQDVIFIFPLPFRELNLMKQENLSLMEFLYQFFPEVKGLPSLDCNAYKVLFIFDGLDECRLPLDFQNNERLCNITKSVKIDVLLTNLIKGNLLPSAHLWITTRPGAANQIPPERVDQVTEVRGFSDPQKVEYFRKRISDENLASKIITHIKSSRSLHIMCHIPVFCWISASVLERILDEAKGKEIPKSLTQMFTYFLIFQIKHKEQKYHGKSDPDPHQTSEMILALGKLASQQLEKENLIFYEEDLTKCGIDVKNTSVYSGVCTQIFKKEAGLHLGQVFSFVHLSVQEFLAALYEFLTFINKNRNVQVKKNTEFCKIFRKSMSDFLKSAVDKALQSKNGHLDLFLRFLLGLSLESNQTLLRGLLSQIGSSSYNKEETVRYIKKKISENPSPEKSINLFHCLNELNDDSLVQEVQQYLNRRGFIDRDELYLSPAQWSALVFVLLNSDQKLDEFDLSKYYPSHKGLLKMLPVVKESRRAKLWFCMLTEESCEVLSSVLSLNSSSLKHLNLSYNKLKDSGVKLLSAGLENPHCKLETLELWECDLTEESCEVLSSVLSLNSSSLKHLNLGNNKLKDSGVKLLSAGLENPHCKLEILELFGCDLTEKSCEVLSSVLSSNSSSLKHLNLDNNELKDSGVKLLSAGLENPHCKLEILGLWNCDLTEESCEVLSSVLSLNSSSLKHLNLSYNKLKDLGVKLLSAGLENPHCKLEILGLNTCSITDEGFTALASALKLNPSSRLRELQLNENHPEKSGVKLLKDLQVDPQCNLEELHIIF